One segment of Bacillus alkalisoli DNA contains the following:
- a CDS encoding isoprenylcysteine carboxyl methyltransferase family protein, which translates to MYFTLFLSFVITQRLAELIIAKRNESWMLQNGAKEYFPNHYKFIVLLHIGFLISFISEGIIFNKEVSPIWPGLLILFGFTQLLRVWAITSLGKFWNTKIIILPNANIVKKGPYKFIRHPNYLIVGLEILLIPLLFQAYFTAIVFTILNAVILSIRIPLEEKALIEGTADYNKYMEYKNRFFVKIGKNLD; encoded by the coding sequence ATGTATTTTACACTATTTTTGTCCTTTGTCATTACACAACGACTAGCGGAACTCATCATTGCAAAACGAAACGAGAGTTGGATGCTTCAAAATGGTGCCAAGGAATACTTTCCAAATCATTATAAATTTATTGTACTACTACATATTGGTTTTTTAATATCTTTCATTAGTGAAGGGATCATTTTTAATAAAGAAGTAAGTCCGATATGGCCAGGACTATTAATACTGTTTGGATTCACTCAATTACTAAGGGTTTGGGCAATCACATCACTCGGTAAGTTTTGGAATACGAAGATTATTATTTTACCTAATGCAAACATTGTTAAAAAAGGACCATATAAATTTATTCGCCACCCGAATTACTTAATCGTAGGATTAGAAATACTACTGATTCCTTTACTATTTCAAGCATATTTTACAGCTATTGTTTTCACCATACTTAATGCGGTCATATTGTCGATTCGAATTCCTTTAGAGGAGAAAGCTTTAATAGAGGGAACGGCTGATTACAATAAATACATGGAATATAAGAATAGATTTTTCGTTAAAATAGGCAAAAATTTAGACTAA